In a single window of the Veillonella sp. genome:
- a CDS encoding peptidase, with protein sequence MNKKLISMALTGVLAVGVLSVATPSVADARKTKPETSTDISVQRAPGESMVMTMSKIGTIFQNRYPNAALHSVELNSNDLNYGYKVVGYSKYRQYKMKIDVITGNTSDMEEGGKPKKVIGEIFNKDKVIEASQAERVAKQQLGADAVVKGWKIEAHEGKILYYMTMHQDGKKTVVTVDAETGAYVGQTKSSKLPPEPDQGFDGRRTNIIWDNTIDMGR encoded by the coding sequence ATGAATAAAAAGTTAATTTCTATGGCATTAACAGGTGTATTGGCGGTTGGCGTATTGTCCGTTGCTACACCAAGTGTAGCTGATGCGCGTAAAACAAAACCAGAAACAAGTACTGATATTTCTGTACAACGTGCACCAGGCGAATCCATGGTTATGACTATGAGTAAAATTGGTACTATTTTCCAAAATCGTTATCCTAATGCAGCACTTCATTCTGTAGAGCTTAACTCTAATGATTTGAATTATGGTTACAAAGTAGTAGGCTATAGTAAATATCGTCAATACAAAATGAAAATCGACGTAATCACTGGTAATACTTCCGATATGGAAGAAGGCGGCAAACCCAAAAAAGTTATCGGTGAAATCTTCAATAAAGATAAAGTCATTGAAGCGTCTCAAGCTGAGCGCGTTGCAAAACAACAACTTGGTGCTGATGCAGTTGTAAAAGGTTGGAAAATCGAAGCTCATGAAGGTAAGATTCTATACTATATGACAATGCATCAAGACGGCAAAAAGACTGTAGTTACTGTAGATGCTGAAACAGGTGCTTATGTAGGTCAAACTAAATCTAGTAAATTACCTCCTGAACCAGATCAAGGCTTCGATGGTCGCAGAACAAATATTATTTGGGATAATACAATTGATATGGGTCGTTAA
- a CDS encoding AI-2E family transporter translates to MKRFKYYKPLIGAIILAGVMIMMALRISDIANAIDAVVTAFVPLIVGACIAFVLDILVVRYERWLWPKSKTGWKNKIRRPLSLILSFVTISAIVYFIARMAIPQLIHSMSIIVASSPQLYTDFQSWMQHLTSTIPMASNQTLMDTLSGESVVKYTREWGTKGGTYLVNAMGTALSWTLNIGLGLIFAIYMLLDKERLMMQGKRILRAYASDEWVNRVSYVTRVAVQTFSNFFVGQFIDALILGIMVGISLWAFNIEYATTIACVIGLTALIPLLGIYVGGVIGAVILLTVSPMDALIYVIILEVLHQIESNFIYPKIVGNSVGLPGLWVFAAVIVGGSLMGVTGMLIGVPLVATCYKLLMTDVDDRLASNEGL, encoded by the coding sequence ATGAAAAGATTTAAGTATTATAAACCGCTCATAGGGGCCATAATATTGGCGGGTGTTATGATTATGATGGCACTGCGTATCAGCGATATTGCTAATGCTATTGATGCCGTCGTTACAGCTTTTGTTCCGCTTATAGTAGGTGCTTGTATCGCATTTGTGCTAGATATTCTAGTGGTGCGTTATGAACGCTGGCTGTGGCCCAAGAGTAAAACAGGTTGGAAAAATAAAATTAGACGACCTTTAAGCCTCATTTTATCCTTTGTCACAATCAGTGCTATCGTTTATTTTATTGCTCGCATGGCGATTCCACAATTGATTCACTCCATGTCGATCATCGTGGCTTCTTCACCGCAGTTGTATACAGACTTCCAATCTTGGATGCAACACCTTACATCAACTATTCCGATGGCATCCAATCAAACACTTATGGATACCTTGAGTGGTGAAAGTGTTGTGAAGTATACGCGCGAGTGGGGCACAAAGGGTGGTACATACCTTGTGAATGCGATGGGAACAGCCTTATCTTGGACTTTAAATATAGGACTTGGTTTGATTTTTGCCATCTATATGTTGCTCGATAAAGAGCGCCTTATGATGCAAGGCAAACGTATTTTAAGAGCCTATGCATCTGATGAGTGGGTTAACCGTGTTAGTTATGTCACACGTGTTGCTGTTCAAACGTTCAGTAACTTCTTTGTAGGCCAGTTCATAGATGCCTTGATTTTAGGTATTATGGTTGGTATTTCATTATGGGCATTCAATATTGAATATGCCACTACAATTGCTTGTGTTATCGGCCTTACTGCATTAATTCCATTGCTAGGCATTTATGTGGGTGGCGTGATAGGTGCAGTTATCTTACTCACTGTAAGCCCTATGGATGCGTTGATCTATGTGATTATCTTAGAAGTGCTTCATCAAATTGAAAGTAACTTTATTTATCCTAAGATTGTAGGTAATTCCGTTGGCTTACCTGGTTTGTGGGTGTTTGCAGCAGTTATCGTTGGCGGTAGTTTAATGGGCGTTACTGGCATGTTGATTGGCGTACCTTTAGTGGCTACATGCTACAAATTGCTCATGACTGATGTAGACGATCGACTTGCATCAAATGAAGGTTTATAG
- a CDS encoding OmpA family protein has translation MNKKLLALLAVAAVGVSVAGATPQTQFNKGEFQVDLGAASVEAKMDSGKDAHKWNFDGGLTYGWSNKTGIQYGYHGLNSKHHDTDMHELNLVRSLNKNVAVYGGYARIHNHDAGGTNNIAQAGVIGKANLGSKVEVYGKAGLGTKKTTVLEAGLGYKVRENLDINAGYRYINTQATEDKNISFQGPVVGLSYRFGGQKSEAPVYTPAPAPVYTPTPVVEAPVYKTPKLDYYVESIYFDSDQDVARADQYPNLTAAVNAANQYSQDQVKLLGNADTDATPQYNVGLSERRVQYVAQYLVNNGVSADRLIGIANGDTKPVATNSTAAGKAENRRVDVYIHR, from the coding sequence ATGAACAAAAAATTATTAGCTTTATTGGCAGTTGCTGCTGTAGGCGTATCCGTAGCTGGCGCAACTCCACAAACTCAATTTAACAAAGGTGAATTCCAAGTTGATCTTGGTGCAGCTAGTGTTGAAGCAAAAATGGATAGTGGCAAAGATGCTCACAAATGGAACTTCGATGGTGGTTTGACTTATGGTTGGTCTAACAAAACTGGCATTCAATATGGTTACCATGGCTTGAATTCTAAACATCATGATACTGATATGCATGAATTGAACTTAGTTCGTTCTTTGAACAAAAATGTTGCAGTATATGGTGGTTATGCTCGTATTCATAATCATGATGCTGGTGGTACTAACAACATTGCGCAAGCAGGTGTGATTGGTAAAGCTAACCTTGGCTCTAAAGTAGAAGTTTATGGTAAAGCTGGTTTAGGTACTAAGAAAACTACAGTTTTAGAGGCTGGCTTAGGCTATAAAGTAAGAGAAAACTTAGATATCAATGCTGGTTACCGTTATATCAACACTCAAGCAACTGAAGACAAAAATATCTCTTTCCAAGGTCCAGTAGTTGGCTTGTCCTACCGTTTCGGTGGTCAAAAATCCGAAGCTCCTGTATACACTCCAGCTCCGGCTCCTGTATACACTCCAACTCCTGTAGTAGAAGCTCCTGTATACAAAACTCCTAAATTGGATTACTATGTAGAATCCATCTACTTCGATTCCGACCAAGATGTAGCTCGTGCAGACCAATATCCAAACTTAACAGCTGCTGTAAATGCTGCTAACCAATACTCTCAAGACCAAGTTAAATTGTTGGGTAATGCTGATACTGACGCAACTCCTCAATACAACGTTGGCTTGTCTGAACGCCGCGTACAATATGTAGCTCAATACTTAGTAAACAACGGCGTATCTGCTGATCGTTTAATCGGTATTGCTAATGGCGACACTAAACCAGTTGCAACTAACTCCACTGCAGCAGGTAAAGCTGAAAACCGTCGTGTAGACGTTTACATTCATCGCTAA
- a CDS encoding aquaporin, which produces MNKYIAEFIGTMILVFFGTGTAVVTGGFTGGLGLGYLGVVAIALAFGLTIVAGAYAIGYVSGCHVNPAVSIGVWLSGRMSVKDFAGYVVAQVIGAFAGTGLLSVVVNGSETLSGFGADGYGTLSAVGLSMGGAFVVETFLTFVFVLVILGVTASEKTSALAGLVIGATLTMVHLIGIPLTGTSVNPARALAPAVFTGGEALAQVWLFIVAPLVGGAIAAVFHRAWFSVKDN; this is translated from the coding sequence ATGAACAAGTATATTGCTGAATTTATTGGCACAATGATTTTGGTATTCTTTGGTACTGGCACTGCTGTTGTAACAGGCGGTTTTACTGGTGGTCTAGGTTTAGGTTACTTGGGCGTTGTAGCCATTGCATTGGCTTTCGGTTTGACAATCGTTGCTGGCGCATATGCAATCGGTTACGTATCTGGTTGCCATGTAAACCCTGCAGTATCCATTGGTGTATGGCTTTCTGGCCGTATGTCCGTTAAGGATTTTGCTGGTTATGTAGTAGCTCAAGTTATTGGTGCTTTTGCAGGTACAGGTTTATTGAGTGTAGTCGTAAATGGTTCTGAAACACTTTCTGGTTTTGGTGCTGATGGCTATGGTACATTGAGTGCTGTGGGCCTTTCTATGGGCGGTGCATTTGTAGTGGAAACATTCCTTACATTTGTATTTGTACTTGTAATTCTTGGTGTAACAGCTAGTGAAAAAACATCTGCTCTTGCAGGTCTTGTAATTGGTGCTACATTGACAATGGTTCACTTGATCGGTATTCCATTGACTGGTACATCCGTAAACCCAGCTCGTGCATTAGCTCCAGCTGTATTCACAGGTGGTGAAGCATTGGCTCAAGTATGGCTCTTCATCGTTGCTCCTTTAGTAGGTGGTGCGATTGCAGCTGTATTCCATCGTGCATGGTTCTCTGTGAAAGATAATTAA
- a CDS encoding glutamine amidotransferase has translation MSKTAYIVRHINFENAGILESVLIDRGFELTYIEAPLANFEHYDATEADLIIVCGAPIGAYDEELYPFLTDEIKFITDRINSQKPLLGICLGAQLISRIMGGHVGPMKHGKKEIGFGPLEYTPEGASSPLALLGNVPVLHWHGDEFEIPKGAVRLAKTELCPNQAFSVDTHILALQFHMEADPAVIESWLVGHCAELSNAGIDIPKLREDAKRLRQELPAAGKAACIAWLEQNHL, from the coding sequence ATGAGTAAAACAGCTTATATTGTACGTCATATTAACTTTGAAAATGCCGGTATTTTAGAGTCAGTCCTTATTGATCGAGGGTTTGAACTAACATACATTGAGGCCCCCCTTGCCAATTTCGAACACTATGATGCGACAGAGGCTGATTTAATCATCGTTTGCGGTGCCCCTATTGGCGCGTACGATGAAGAGCTCTATCCTTTCTTAACAGATGAAATCAAATTTATTACAGATCGTATAAATAGCCAAAAACCATTACTAGGCATCTGTTTAGGTGCCCAACTCATATCCCGTATTATGGGCGGTCACGTAGGGCCTATGAAACATGGCAAAAAAGAAATTGGCTTTGGACCACTAGAATATACACCTGAAGGGGCTTCCTCCCCTCTAGCATTGCTTGGTAATGTACCTGTCCTTCACTGGCATGGTGATGAATTCGAAATTCCTAAAGGTGCAGTGCGTCTTGCTAAAACAGAGCTATGTCCAAATCAAGCATTCTCCGTAGACACTCATATCCTAGCACTTCAATTCCATATGGAGGCTGATCCTGCTGTAATTGAAAGTTGGCTTGTAGGCCATTGTGCAGAGCTTTCTAATGCAGGTATCGACATTCCTAAACTAAGAGAAGATGCAAAACGTCTCCGTCAAGAGTTGCCTGCTGCCGGTAAAGCCGCTTGTATCGCTTGGCTTGAACAAAATCATTTATAA
- a CDS encoding MATE family efflux transporter, with protein MLDRIQRWLSVDTMLPATERLGPIGTTKQLYGRYLKIAWPATLQGLMLQFMTAIDLAMVGALGASALASVGIMGQPEMVMLIFCRALSIAVTAIIARRHGEGEVDGMNAVLKQSILLNFLIYAPLLAICFFNLEHILRFTGAEDGYIETAVWYGRFIVISLIFQSFSQIVGAALIGYGNTKVIFKSNVVGNILNTIMNFFLIYGIGFFPELGVMGAGVSTMISSAVIALLLLRTISQHTTTGLTLRHPSKWKFERSVLHTMFHVGGSSLGEQFFERFGMYTYTMIVASLGAVPLAAHYVCMNLMDIFYYFAMGLGFAGASHTGQSLGHKRPDIAKTYGKIGARIGLVVGLVSALIFIGPGDLLVQLYTRESEVVMLAGALMGIMAIAAFPQALQQVYSGVLKGAGDTYYIMKYSLVSVAIIRPIITYLLCITFGLGLLGAWLSLCFDQSLRLCCSYVRFIRGAWQHKIV; from the coding sequence ATGTTAGACCGCATACAACGATGGCTTTCTGTTGATACTATGCTGCCTGCTACAGAACGATTGGGGCCTATAGGAACCACTAAGCAGCTGTATGGTCGTTATTTAAAAATAGCTTGGCCCGCTACATTACAAGGCTTGATGTTACAGTTTATGACTGCCATAGACTTAGCGATGGTTGGTGCTTTAGGGGCATCCGCACTTGCTTCAGTAGGTATCATGGGACAGCCAGAGATGGTAATGCTCATATTCTGTCGAGCCTTATCCATTGCAGTCACAGCGATTATAGCTCGACGGCATGGCGAGGGTGAAGTGGATGGTATGAATGCTGTTCTTAAGCAGTCCATCCTGTTGAACTTCTTGATTTATGCACCTTTATTGGCCATATGTTTCTTTAATTTAGAGCATATTTTACGCTTTACCGGTGCTGAAGATGGCTATATTGAGACCGCTGTTTGGTATGGACGTTTTATTGTTATTAGTCTTATATTCCAGTCCTTTAGTCAGATTGTAGGGGCTGCTCTTATTGGGTATGGCAATACAAAGGTCATTTTTAAATCGAATGTGGTAGGGAATATTCTAAACACCATCATGAATTTTTTCCTAATTTATGGCATAGGGTTCTTCCCTGAGCTTGGCGTCATGGGCGCTGGTGTATCTACAATGATTAGTAGTGCTGTCATTGCTCTATTATTACTGCGTACGATTTCTCAACATACGACTACAGGTTTAACCTTGCGCCATCCTTCAAAATGGAAGTTCGAACGATCCGTGTTACATACTATGTTCCACGTAGGTGGTAGTTCACTAGGGGAACAATTCTTTGAACGGTTTGGTATGTATACTTACACTATGATTGTCGCATCGTTAGGGGCGGTTCCACTAGCTGCTCATTATGTATGTATGAATTTGATGGATATATTCTACTACTTCGCTATGGGTCTTGGCTTTGCTGGTGCGTCCCATACGGGTCAGAGTTTAGGTCATAAACGGCCGGATATTGCAAAAACCTATGGGAAAATTGGTGCCCGTATAGGTCTCGTTGTAGGCCTTGTCAGTGCATTGATTTTTATTGGCCCTGGGGATCTCTTAGTACAATTGTATACACGTGAAAGTGAAGTAGTTATGTTAGCGGGGGCTTTAATGGGCATTATGGCTATTGCTGCATTCCCACAAGCGCTGCAACAAGTATACTCTGGTGTACTAAAAGGGGCAGGGGACACCTATTACATTATGAAATACTCCCTTGTTAGTGTAGCCATAATACGACCTATAATTACTTACCTATTGTGTATCACCTTTGGTTTAGGATTATTAGGGGCATGGTTATCTTTATGTTTTGACCAGTCACTTCGTTTATGTTGTTCTTACGTACGATTTATTCGTGGGGCGTGGCAGCATAAAATTGTTTAA